A single Oncorhynchus mykiss isolate Arlee chromosome 22, USDA_OmykA_1.1, whole genome shotgun sequence DNA region contains:
- the LOC110501823 gene encoding gamma-crystallin M3-like, with protein sequence MMGKIIFYEDKNFQGRSYETSSDCPELTSHLSRCHSCRVESGNFMVYDRPNFMGNQYFMRRGEYSDYQSMMGMRECIRSCRMIPMHRGNYRMRIYERENFGGQMHEMMDDCDSIQERYRMSDCQSCNVMDGHWLMYEQPHFRGRQMYMRPGEYRSFKDMGMGMGGMGGTSGMRCMSMRRIMDNMSM encoded by the exons ATGATGGGCAAG ATCATCTTCTACGAGGACAAGAACTTCCAGGGTCGTTCCTATGAGACCAGCTCCGACTGCCCTGAGTTGACCTCCCACCTGAGCAGGTGCCACTCCTGCAGGGTTGAGAGCGGCAACTTCATGGTGTACGATCGCCCCAACTTCATGGGAAACCAGTACTTCATGAGGAGGGGAGAGTACTCTGACTACCAGAGTATGATGGGAATGAGGGAATGCATCAGGTCCTGTCGCATGATCCCCATG CACCGTGGAAACTACAGGATGAGGATCTACGAGAGGGAGAACTTCGGAGGTCAGATGCACGAGATGATGGACGACTGTGACTCCATCCAGGAGCGTTACCGTATGTCCGACTGCCAGTCCTGCAACGTGATGGACGGCCACTGGCTGATGTACGAGCAGCCCCACTTCAGAGGCAGGCAGATGTACATGAGGCCTGGAGAGTACAGGAGTTTCAAGGATATGGGCATGGGAATGGGAGGCATGGGCGGCACGAGTGGCATGAGGTGCATGAGCATGAGGCGTATCATGGACAACATGTCTATGTAA
- the LOC110501825 gene encoding gamma-crystallin M3-like yields MMGKIIFYEDKNFQGRSYETSQDCPDMSSYLSRCHSCRVESGNFMVYDRPNFMGNQYFMKRGEYSDYQSMMGMNDCIRSSRMIPMHRGNFRMRIYERENFGGQMHEMMDDCDSIQERYRMSDCQSCNVMDGHWLMYEQPHYRGRQMYLRPGEYRSFRDMGMSGMRFMSMRRIMDNMSM; encoded by the exons ATGATGGGCAAG ATCATCTTCTACGAGGACAAGAACTTCCAGGGTCGATCCTATGAGACCAGCCAGGACTGTCCCGACATGTCCTCCTACCTGAGCAGGTGCCACTCCTGCAGGGTGGAGAGCGGCAACTTCATGGTGTACGATCGCCCCAACTTCATGGGAAACCAGTACTTCATGAAGAGGGGAGAGTACTCTGACTACCAGAGTATGATGGGAATGAATGACTGCATCAGGTCCAGCCGCATGATCCCCATG CACCGAGGGAACTTCAGGATGAGGATCTATGAGAGGGAGAACTTCGGAGGTCAGATGCACGAGATGATGGACGACTGTGACTCCATCCAGGAGCGTTACCGTATGTCAGACTGCCAGTCCTGCAACGTGATGGACGGCCACTGGCTGATGTACGAGCAGCCCCACTACAGAGGCAGGCAGATGTACTTGAGGCCTGGAGAGTACAGGAGCTTCAGGGATATGGGTATGAGTGGAATGAGGTTCATGAGCATGAGGCGTATCATGGACAACATGTCTATGTAA